TATCAGCTGCGAGCCCAATGGCACCTGCTGGTCCAGAACGACAAGCTGTTCGGACCGCAGTACGCCCTGATCGGGGTCACGGCTCAGCTCAATCTGCTCGACCGGCTGCTCAACAACGTGCCATCGTCGTTTCGCCCCAGCCTCGTACGCCTCGCGGCCCAGTACGCCGAATCGGCAGCCTGGTTGAACCACTCGCTCAACGACGCCCCATCCGCCCAGCATTGGACCCGGAAGGCGCTCAACTGGGCAGATCAGATCGCTGATCCAACCATGACAGCGTGGGCGACGTACCGCAGCAGTCAGCACTGGCTTATCGCCTCAAAGCCGCACCGTGCTATCGAAGTAGCCGAAGCTGCGATGCTGCAGGACAAGAAGGTACCCAGCCCGGTGCGGGCGGCACTCCGCGTGCAGCATGCCCACGCGCTCGCCACAGTCGGCGAGCATCGCAAGGCCATGCAACTCCTGGACAACGCGCATGAGTGGGCTGCGGACCGTGGCCCAGGTAAGCCCGAAGGCGAGCACGCCTCCTACTGCACAAGCGGCTACATCGAGGTTCATCGAGGCACATGCCTGAGAATCGGGCGTCGGCCAGACGAGGCCATTGCGGTGCTCGACGCCGCGTTGCCGTCGATCCCATCGCTCCACCGCCAGGATTTCACTGCAGCCCTGCTGACCAAGGCCGCAGCCCATGTAGCGGCTGACCAGCCTGAGCAAGCCGCCGCCACGGCGCATATCGCCCTACCGATCGCTCGGCGAGCTGGATCGCGCCGGATCCTGCACCAACTCGGTCAGATCGGCTCCGCTGTTGACGAGCACCGCCACTTGGCGGACGTCCGTGCGTTCCTCGACGACCTTGTGGAGACTGCCTGATGGCGTCAGACCTCGAGCTGTCCGCGATGCGGCATGCCATCACCCTCTCCGCTCTTGGGCTGGGCACCACGAGCCCGAACCCGCCCGTCGGGTGCGTGATCTTGGATCAGCATGGAACGGTAGTTGGTGCGGGGTTTCACCGCCGCAAAGGAGAGCCGCACGCCGAAGCTCACGCTCTCAACGCGGCGGGAGGTGCGGCTCGCGGCGGTACGGCTATCGTCACGCTTGAACCATGCAACCACGTCGGAGTCACGCCGGCGTGTCGCCAGGAGCTGATCAACGCCGGTGTCTCTCGGGTGGTCATCGCCGTCATGGACCCAACGTCCCGCGGTGAAGGTGGCGCCTCGATGCTCGCCGCCGCAGGCGTCGAGGTCGAGACCGACGTGTTGCGCGACGAAGCCCTGACCGTCCTTGAGCCGTGGCTGACCGCGACCGTGCGCCGTAGGCCGTACCTGACTTGGGCGTTTGCAGCAGATGGCGGGCATCAATCGGCGGCGGAAGAACGGCTCCTGCTCGACCTTCGCGCGAACGCTGACCTCGTCATCGCGGGCAAGACCCTCGACGAGGGCATCCCAGGAGGCCACGCTAGCGCGCACTTCGCACTACCCGGCGATGCCGACATCGATGTCGGCCTCTGGCAGTGGCCGTCAGCCGCCTACGAAGCCGGCGTACGCAGCCTGCTTGTAGTCGGCCACGAGCACGGTGCCGCGTTGCGACCGCACCTGCACGCCGTCGACGAGCTCGTCGTCTCTGTGCCGCGAACTGACCCGTCTCAAGCGTTGGACGTGGTCCAATCCGACCTCATTCCGATTGGCTTCCGACTGGTCGAAGTCGCGGCTCACGCGGACTCGTTGACGTCCCGCATGCGACGCCTCAGCGTGTAGCGCGGAATAGGACTCGCATCTGGAGACTTGCTGATCATCGCGCAGTATTAACCGGCAGGCACAACAAGACACGTCACGCCGAGAGTTGCGTGTCCGCGTGCGGGTTCGTGTCCATTTAGGTCCTAGCAAGACGCGTAGGCGTGTGTCGCCTGCCAACTATGACGGCCTGAGTTGGCCGCACCAGGACGGCTGCAACTGGCT
The nucleotide sequence above comes from Micromonospora sp. NBC_00389. Encoded proteins:
- the ribD gene encoding bifunctional diaminohydroxyphosphoribosylaminopyrimidine deaminase/5-amino-6-(5-phosphoribosylamino)uracil reductase RibD, with amino-acid sequence MASDLELSAMRHAITLSALGLGTTSPNPPVGCVILDQHGTVVGAGFHRRKGEPHAEAHALNAAGGAARGGTAIVTLEPCNHVGVTPACRQELINAGVSRVVIAVMDPTSRGEGGASMLAAAGVEVETDVLRDEALTVLEPWLTATVRRRPYLTWAFAADGGHQSAAEERLLLDLRANADLVIAGKTLDEGIPGGHASAHFALPGDADIDVGLWQWPSAAYEAGVRSLLVVGHEHGAALRPHLHAVDELVVSVPRTDPSQALDVVQSDLIPIGFRLVEVAAHADSLTSRMRRLSV